Within Hydrogenophaga sp. PAMC20947, the genomic segment CATCAAACGGATAACGCGCCATGGGTCACAAACTATCAAGTGACGCCGGGAGCGAAGACCTCATCCAGATTGCCATCGGTTGGAACCGTGGCAGGTGGGTTGAGAACCGCGCTGTGGGCGCAGACAACCACCGAATCCGGGAGGCCTGTGTGTGAGGCAGATGCACAAATCAGCACAGTTTCCTGCGCAGCCTTGGATTATGGCAGATTTCTAGGGAAAACCCTAGAATTATTTTCAGATCCGATCAACGGAGCACGGCCGAGACGATCTGAAAGAGCACCGCAGCCAGGATGGCGGTTGCGGGCACGGTGATGATCCAGGCCGCGACGATTCGCAGAACAGCCGAACGTTTGACGATCTCTTTTTTGTAGGCTTTCTTGAAAGCCTTGCGCTCGTTTTTGGCGAACATCGCCCCTTCAGCCGCCTCGCGCAACTTCGTGCGCTGCTTCATGTCCGCCAACATGCGCTTCTTCTCGGTGACTTCAGCGGCTTCAAAACGTTGCAGGTAGGTTTCAACTTCACCCCGGTCTTCACCCTGGTGACCCGCGAACACCACCGACTCCATCTTGGCGTAGTTCACCTTGAGCAGCTCACGCAGGAAACCCACTCCGAATACCGCGCCGATCGAAATATGGGTCGTGGACACGGGCATGCCCAGCTGGGAGGCCACAATCACCGTGATGGTGGCGGCCATGGCAATGGAATAGGCGCGCATGTTGTCGAGCTCGGTGATTTCCTTGCCGACGGTGCGGATCAGGCGCGAACCGTACAAGGCCAGGCCCACGGCGAGCCCCAAGGCCCCCAGCACCATCACCCACAGTGGCGTCGAGGCCTTGGACGCGATGGCGCCCGCCTTGACCGCTTCGTAGATCGCGGCCAGCGGACCCACGGCATTGGCCACATCGTTGGCGCCGTGTGCGAAGCTCAACAGGGCTGCTGAACAGACCAGGGGCCAGGTAAAGAGGCGGTTCACCCCTTCCTTGGTGTTCACCTGCACCGCGGCCATGCGGGCAATGGGTTTGCGCACCACCACCACCACCACGGCGGCGAAAGCCGCGCCGACGAACAACGCCGTCAGGAATCCCACCTTGATCAGCTGACTGAAGCCCTTGAGCATCATGTAGGTCCCGAAGGCCCAAGCCATGATCGCGATCAGCCAGGGCACCACACGGCCCGCTGCGTCGGTCATTTCGCTGCGGTAGGTGATGCTGCGTTTGATGAGATAGAGAAACCCCGCCGCAATGGCGCCGCCCAGCACAGGCGACACCACCCAGCTCATCACGATGGAGCCGATCGTGCCCCAGTTCACCAGCCCCCAGCCTCCGGCGGCAATCCCTGCGCCCATGACGGCGCCAATGATGGAGTGCGTGGTCGAAACCGGCGCACCGATGGCCGTGGCAAGGTTGAGCCACAAGGCGCCTGCGAGCAATGCAGAGAACATGACCCAGGCGAACAGCGCTGGGTCGGTGATCTGATTGGGGTCAATGATGCCGCCCTTGATGGTCCCCACCACATCCCCGCCCGCGACGATAGCGCCCATCGCTTCAAACAGGGCGGCCACGAAGATGGCCGTGCCCATGGTCATGGCGCCAGAGCCCACGGCGGGACCCATGTTGTTGGCCACATCGTTGGCGCCGATATTCATGGCCATGTAGCCACCGACCACAGCAGAAATGATCAGCAACCACACCGATGCGGTGGACAAACCCAACGCATTGGCCCCTGTCAGCGACGCGTACAGGCCCACCAGCAACAAGAATGCCAGCGAGGCGCCGAGTTGAACCACGTCCTGGTGGCGGGATAGAAAAGCTTTGCGGGAACGTTTTGTCATGAAAAGTCTCGTGAATGTCACGATTTTGACATGTCAACTGACAGGGTGGCCAATCAGACCCAACGCGCAGCGTCGCGTTGGGTCGGGTTGGATCAGCGCAGAAAGTGCGTGCGGTAATGCTCGAGTTCGTCGATGGACTCGTGCACATCGGCCAGCGCCGTGTGTTTCTGGTGTTTCTTGAAGCTGTTGTAGATCTCCGGGCGCCAGCGCTTGGCCAGCTCCTTGAGCGTGCTCACATCCAGGCAGCGGTAATGAAAGTAGGTCTCCAGTTTGGGCATGTACTTGACCAGGAAGCGGCGGTCCTGGCTGATGGTGTTGCCACACATGGGCGAGCCATTGCGGGGCACATATTTCCCGATAAAAGCCAGCAACTCGGCCTGCGCCTGTTCTTCGGTGACGGTACTGGCCTTCACCTTGTCGATCAGGCCGCTCCTGCCATGGGTGCCTTTGTTCCAGGCATCCATCGCGCCGAGCACAGCATCGCTCTGGTGCACCACGATCACAGGGCCTTCCACCCTGGGGGTGAGATGGGGGCCGGTGATCACCACCGCGATTTCCAGCAAGCGTTCTTTTTCCGGGTCCAGACCACTCATTTCACAGTCGAGCCAAATCAGGTTCTGGTCGCTTTTGGTGAGCGTGGCGGCGGGTACGGGTGCATTGACAGCGGCAACAGCGCCGTCCGTCGAGGGGGTCAAGTTTTGCGTCATGCCCTATTTTCACCGATGCCCGGGCACCGTGGGACGGTGTTCAAAACGCCCGCCATGCGCGTTCGGGTCCAAAACGGGATGGCTGGC encodes:
- the orn gene encoding oligoribonuclease, which translates into the protein MTQNLTPSTDGAVAAVNAPVPAATLTKSDQNLIWLDCEMSGLDPEKERLLEIAVVITGPHLTPRVEGPVIVVHQSDAVLGAMDAWNKGTHGRSGLIDKVKASTVTEEQAQAELLAFIGKYVPRNGSPMCGNTISQDRRFLVKYMPKLETYFHYRCLDVSTLKELAKRWRPEIYNSFKKHQKHTALADVHESIDELEHYRTHFLR
- a CDS encoding inorganic phosphate transporter, encoding MTKRSRKAFLSRHQDVVQLGASLAFLLLVGLYASLTGANALGLSTASVWLLIISAVVGGYMAMNIGANDVANNMGPAVGSGAMTMGTAIFVAALFEAMGAIVAGGDVVGTIKGGIIDPNQITDPALFAWVMFSALLAGALWLNLATAIGAPVSTTHSIIGAVMGAGIAAGGWGLVNWGTIGSIVMSWVVSPVLGGAIAAGFLYLIKRSITYRSEMTDAAGRVVPWLIAIMAWAFGTYMMLKGFSQLIKVGFLTALFVGAAFAAVVVVVVRKPIARMAAVQVNTKEGVNRLFTWPLVCSAALLSFAHGANDVANAVGPLAAIYEAVKAGAIASKASTPLWVMVLGALGLAVGLALYGSRLIRTVGKEITELDNMRAYSIAMAATITVIVASQLGMPVSTTHISIGAVFGVGFLRELLKVNYAKMESVVFAGHQGEDRGEVETYLQRFEAAEVTEKKRMLADMKQRTKLREAAEGAMFAKNERKAFKKAYKKEIVKRSAVLRIVAAWIITVPATAILAAVLFQIVSAVLR